The proteins below come from a single Phocoena sinus isolate mPhoSin1 chromosome 2, mPhoSin1.pri, whole genome shotgun sequence genomic window:
- the BDKRB1 gene encoding B1 bradykinin receptor: MNGCSCVPIKLYFPKLGTRWMGCGLELAASHVMLCEVHCRSPWMASRTVLDFQSSNQSQLPPPNATSCDSAQEAWDLLHRVLPTFIITICFCGLLGNLFVLSVFLLAQRRLNAAEIYLANLAASDLVFVLGLPFWAENIWKEFNWPFGALLCRVVNGVIKANLFISIFLVVAISQDRYCVLVHPMASRRRRQRRWAQATCVLIWAMGGLLSIPTFLLRSIKAVPELNISACVLLYPSEAWPFARMVELNVLGFLLPLVAIVFFNCHILAALRGRGEVRKTRHGGPTDGKTTALILLLVAAFLLCWTPYHFFAFLEFLFEVRAVRGCFWENFTDLGLQWANFFAFTNSCLNPVIYVFWGRLFRTKVWELYKRCISR, encoded by the coding sequence ATGAATGGATGcagctgtgtgccaataaaactttattttccaaaactgGGGACACGCTGGATGGGCTGCGGGTTAGAATTGGCCGCCTCCCATGTGATGCTCTGTGAAGTTCATTGCAGGTCACCGTGGATGGCCTCCCGGACCGTCCTGGATTTCCAGTCCTCCAACCAGAGCCAGCTCCCGCCTCCAAATGCCACGTCCTGCGACAGCGCTCAGGAAGCCTGGGACCTGCTGCATAGAGTCTTACCCACATTTATCATCACCATCTGCTTCTGTGGGCTGCTGGGAAACCTCTTTGTGCTGTCCGTCTTTCTCTTGGCCCAACGGCGTCTGAACGCGGCAGAAATCTACCTGGCCAATCTGGCGGCTTCCGACCTGGTGTTCGTCTTGGGCTTGCCCTTCTGGGCAGAGAACATCTGGAAGGAATTCAACTGGCCTTTCGGAGCCCTCCTCTGCCGCGTGGTCAACGGTGTCATCAAGGCCAATCTCTTCATCAGCATCTTCCTGGTGGTGGCCATCAGCCAGGACCGCTACTGCGTGCTGGTGCACCCCATGGCCAGCCGGAGGCGGCGGCAACGGCGGTGGGCTCAGGCCACCTGCGTGCTCATCTGGGCCATGGGGGGCCTCCTAAGTATCCCCACGTTCCTGCTGCGCTCCATCAAAGCTGTCCCGGAACTGAACATCTCCGCCTGTGTGTTGCTGTACCCCAGCGAGGCCTGGCCCTTTGCAAGGATGGTGGAGTTAAACGTGCTGGGGTTCCTCCTCCCACTGGTTGCGATTGTCTTCTTCAACTGTCACATCCTGGCAGCCCTGCGAGGGCGGGGGGAGGTCAGAAAGACAAGGCACGGGGGGCCCACAGATGGCAAGACCACGGCCCTGATCCTCTTGCTTGTGGCTGCCTTCCTGCTCTGCTGGACCCCCTACCACTTCTTTGCCTTCCTGGAATTCCTGTTCGAGGTGCGGGCTGTCAGAGGCTGCTTCTGGGAGAATTTCACCGACCTGGGCCTGCAATGGGCCAACTTCTTTGCTTTCACCAACAGCTGCCTGAATCCAGTGATTTATGTCTTCTGGGGCCGGCTTTTCAGGACCAAGGTCTGGGAACTTTATAAACGATGCATCTCTAGATGA